A region of Plantactinospora sp. BC1 DNA encodes the following proteins:
- a CDS encoding GlxA family transcriptional regulator yields the protein MVVLALDGVVGLDLGTPAQVFGTARDADGEPLYTVTTCTAGGRPVRSTAGFRVLPDHGLEILADADTVVLPGIHDGPPLVDGTVDPEIRAALREAHDRGVRIMSICTGAFVLAAAGLLDDRPATTHWAYANRFRRFHPRVRLDPEVLFVDDGDLLSSAGVAAGIDLCLHVIRTDHGSRVANRSARRCVVPSWRDGGQAQYIERPLPEVAAAGTGRTREWIQHRLHEPLTLPRMAAHASMSVRTFTRRFREETGLSPAQWLLRQRTEHARLLLETTDLGVDQVARRSGFGTAAALRQQLHQRIGVPPTAYRRTFRAPSG from the coding sequence GTGGTGGTGCTCGCCCTGGACGGGGTGGTCGGGCTCGACCTCGGCACCCCGGCCCAGGTCTTCGGCACCGCCCGGGACGCCGACGGCGAGCCGCTCTACACCGTCACCACCTGCACCGCCGGCGGCCGGCCGGTGCGCAGCACCGCCGGGTTCCGGGTGCTGCCCGACCACGGGCTGGAGATCCTGGCCGACGCCGACACCGTCGTGCTGCCCGGCATCCACGACGGCCCGCCGCTGGTCGACGGGACCGTCGACCCGGAGATCCGGGCGGCGCTGCGCGAGGCGCACGACCGGGGCGTACGGATCATGTCCATCTGCACCGGCGCCTTCGTACTCGCCGCCGCCGGGCTGCTGGACGACCGGCCGGCCACCACGCACTGGGCGTACGCCAACCGGTTCCGCCGGTTCCACCCGAGGGTACGGCTCGATCCCGAGGTGCTCTTCGTCGACGACGGTGACCTGCTCAGCTCGGCCGGGGTGGCGGCCGGCATCGACCTGTGCCTGCACGTGATCCGGACCGACCACGGCAGTCGGGTCGCCAACCGGTCGGCCCGGCGCTGCGTGGTGCCGTCGTGGCGGGACGGCGGGCAGGCCCAGTACATCGAACGGCCGCTGCCGGAGGTGGCGGCGGCCGGCACCGGGCGGACCAGGGAGTGGATCCAGCACCGGCTGCACGAACCGCTGACCCTGCCGCGGATGGCCGCGCACGCCAGCATGAGCGTCCGGACCTTCACCCGGCGGTTCCGCGAGGAGACCGGACTCAGCCCGGCACAGTGGCTGCTGCGGCAGCGCACCGAGCATGCCCGGCTGCTGCTGGAGACCACCGACCTCGGCGTCGACCAGGTGGCCCGGCGGTCCGGCTTCGGCACCGCCGCCGCGCTGCGGCAGCAGTTGCACCAGCGGATCGGGGTACCGCCGACCGCCTACCGGCGTACCTTCCGAGCACCCAGCGGGTGA
- a CDS encoding MFS transporter yields MSSRRLHPAWVVAAVAFVALVGAAGFRATPSVLLHPLHQEFGWPLATISAAVSVNLLLFGLTAPFAAALMDRFGIRRVVAAALTLVAAGSGLTVFMRTSAELILCWGVLVGLGTGSMALAFVATVTGRWFVRRRGLVTGVLTAGGAAGQLVFLPLLANLVAAYGWRAAALVVAGSALAVVPLVGWLLRDHPADLGLPPYGATEVVPPPARTGGAASRAIRALRTAARTPAFWLLAGGFAICGASTNGLVGTHFIPAAHDHGMTETAAAGLLALVGLFDIAGTIASGWLTDRFDSRVLLAGYYALRGLSLLVLPSLFGDSARPSMLVFVIFYGLDWVATVPPTVALCREYFGAAGAVVFGWVFAAHQVGAAVAATGAGLIRDQLGSYTLAWYVAGALCAAAAVFSMLLRRRPAGTAGPDAPAAPATPLADRAGAPVSAG; encoded by the coding sequence GTGAGTTCCCGCCGCCTGCACCCCGCCTGGGTGGTCGCCGCCGTCGCCTTCGTCGCGCTGGTCGGCGCCGCCGGGTTCCGGGCCACGCCGTCTGTCCTGCTGCACCCGCTGCACCAGGAGTTCGGCTGGCCACTGGCGACCATCTCGGCCGCGGTCTCGGTCAACCTGCTGCTCTTCGGGCTGACCGCACCGTTCGCCGCCGCCCTGATGGACCGGTTCGGCATCCGGCGGGTGGTCGCCGCCGCGCTGACCCTGGTCGCCGCCGGCAGCGGGCTGACCGTCTTCATGCGGACCAGCGCCGAACTGATCCTCTGCTGGGGCGTACTCGTCGGGCTGGGTACCGGGTCGATGGCGCTCGCCTTCGTGGCCACCGTGACCGGGCGGTGGTTCGTCCGGCGCCGGGGACTGGTCACCGGGGTACTCACCGCCGGAGGGGCCGCCGGACAGCTCGTCTTCCTGCCGCTGCTGGCGAACCTGGTCGCGGCGTACGGGTGGCGGGCGGCGGCGCTGGTGGTGGCCGGGTCGGCGCTGGCCGTCGTACCCCTGGTGGGGTGGCTGCTGCGCGACCACCCGGCGGATCTGGGCCTGCCGCCCTACGGTGCGACCGAGGTCGTGCCCCCGCCGGCCCGGACCGGCGGGGCGGCGTCCCGGGCGATCCGTGCGCTGCGCACCGCCGCCCGGACCCCGGCGTTCTGGCTGCTCGCCGGCGGCTTCGCGATCTGCGGCGCCTCGACGAACGGGCTGGTCGGCACGCACTTCATCCCGGCCGCGCACGACCACGGGATGACCGAGACCGCCGCCGCCGGCCTGCTCGCCCTGGTCGGGCTCTTCGACATCGCCGGCACCATCGCGTCGGGCTGGCTCACCGACCGGTTCGACAGCCGGGTACTCCTCGCCGGCTACTACGCGCTGCGCGGGCTGTCGCTGCTGGTGCTGCCGAGCCTCTTCGGCGACTCGGCCCGGCCGAGCATGCTGGTCTTCGTGATCTTCTACGGGCTGGACTGGGTGGCCACCGTGCCGCCGACGGTCGCGCTCTGCCGGGAGTACTTCGGGGCCGCCGGTGCCGTGGTGTTCGGCTGGGTCTTCGCCGCCCACCAGGTCGGCGCGGCGGTCGCGGCGACCGGCGCGGGGCTGATCCGGGACCAGCTCGGCAGCTACACCCTGGCCTGGTACGTCGCCGGGGCGCTCTGTGCCGCCGCCGCGGTCTTCTCGATGCTGCTGCGCCGCCGTCCCGCCGGAACCGCCGGGCCGGACGCGCCCGCCGCGCCCGCCACCCCACTCGCCGACCGAGCCGGGGCGCCGGTGTCGGCAGGCTGA
- a CDS encoding roadblock/LC7 domain-containing protein codes for MTVTQFQDARGDLFDSPLPRRSPGAQLDSGGEEDLPEGALDQLGAGTAGRHRPGQSALHAELGVLRDRVPGVRGAVLAGIDGRLLGHDLTAGPEPLDLAALAATTFGLGRQCGMTLQQGPLRELTVHSHQGYFTVYGVSDHVLLAVLGDDRLNVSWLHLEAGPVAERIADLLHVGGTT; via the coding sequence ATGACCGTGACGCAGTTCCAGGACGCCAGAGGGGACCTGTTCGACAGCCCGCTGCCCCGGCGTTCTCCAGGGGCCCAACTGGACAGTGGCGGCGAGGAAGACCTCCCCGAGGGCGCTCTCGACCAACTGGGTGCCGGCACCGCCGGCCGGCACCGTCCCGGCCAGTCGGCCCTGCACGCCGAGTTGGGTGTGCTCCGGGACCGGGTGCCCGGGGTACGCGGCGCCGTCCTCGCGGGCATCGACGGGCGACTGCTCGGACACGACCTCACCGCCGGCCCCGAGCCGCTCGACCTCGCCGCGCTCGCGGCGACCACGTTCGGGCTCGGTCGGCAGTGCGGCATGACACTCCAACAGGGTCCGCTGCGCGAACTGACGGTCCACAGCCACCAGGGCTACTTCACGGTGTACGGGGTGAGCGACCACGTCCTGCTCGCCGTCCTCGGCGACGACCGGTTGAACGTGTCGTGGCTGCACCTGGAGGCCGGACCGGTCGCCGAACGGATCGCTGACCTGCTGCACGTCGGCGGCACCACGTAG
- a CDS encoding PQQ-dependent sugar dehydrogenase yields the protein MLRRQSVGRLCLVGVTALIAPLVAFGAPPASGQPAPEHAAAAAVPPLDQLTVSTTQVAFGLQRPTAIFAPDDGSGRLLIAEKQGTIRVYHPETGLAADPLLDIRDRVDTSGNERGLLGLVTTPNFSQSRTLYVSYTALPEGTVTLSRFTLATAGQTPIPPAGEQVILTQPHAEYSNHNGGHVAFGPDGHLYWSIGDGGGSDDVLNSGQNLNTLLGKILRLDVSRSCDGRPYCVPADNPFVGTANARPEIWTYGLRNPWKFSHDLGGDGSLWIADVGQGTFEEIDHLRANQAGANLGWSCREGPQVFDPDRCQAGAQYVEPIYSYRTSTDGCAVIGGYVYRGEEYADIAAGTYLATDYCSGTAFVVRPPAAPGGAYATRALTELTIQPTSLGQDADGELYLVNDLPGQLHRIEFGTTAPPAACRIAYRVDQQWGTGFNATVTVTNTGTQPVSGWTVSWTWPGAQRAGSFYNARGSQSGAVVTAQNANWNANIPPGGTVQFSFLASNTGPNPAPTAFTLNGNTCA from the coding sequence ATGCTGCGACGTCAATCCGTCGGGCGGCTCTGCCTGGTCGGCGTGACCGCCCTGATCGCCCCGCTCGTCGCCTTCGGCGCGCCGCCCGCCTCCGGCCAGCCCGCCCCGGAGCACGCGGCGGCGGCCGCGGTGCCACCCCTGGACCAGCTCACCGTCAGCACCACCCAGGTCGCCTTCGGACTCCAGCGGCCGACCGCGATCTTCGCCCCCGACGACGGCAGCGGCCGGCTGCTGATCGCCGAGAAGCAGGGGACGATCCGGGTCTACCACCCGGAGACCGGGCTGGCCGCCGACCCGCTGCTCGACATCCGGGACCGGGTCGACACCTCCGGCAACGAGCGCGGGCTGCTCGGCCTGGTCACCACGCCGAACTTCAGCCAGAGCCGGACCCTCTACGTCAGCTACACCGCACTGCCGGAGGGCACCGTCACGCTCTCCCGATTCACCCTCGCCACCGCCGGCCAGACGCCGATCCCGCCGGCCGGCGAGCAGGTGATCCTGACCCAGCCACACGCCGAATACTCCAACCACAACGGCGGGCACGTCGCCTTCGGCCCGGACGGCCACCTCTACTGGAGCATCGGCGACGGCGGCGGCTCCGACGACGTACTCAACTCGGGGCAGAACCTCAACACGCTGCTCGGCAAGATCCTCCGGCTGGACGTGAGCCGCTCCTGCGACGGGCGGCCGTACTGCGTACCGGCGGACAACCCGTTCGTCGGCACCGCCAACGCCCGGCCGGAAATCTGGACGTACGGGCTGCGCAACCCGTGGAAGTTCTCGCACGACCTCGGCGGGGACGGCTCGCTCTGGATCGCCGACGTCGGGCAGGGCACCTTCGAGGAGATCGACCACCTGCGGGCGAACCAGGCCGGCGCCAACCTCGGCTGGTCCTGCCGGGAGGGACCGCAGGTCTTCGACCCCGACCGCTGCCAGGCCGGCGCGCAGTACGTCGAGCCGATCTACTCGTACCGCACCTCGACCGACGGCTGCGCCGTGATCGGCGGGTACGTCTACCGGGGCGAGGAGTACGCCGACATCGCCGCCGGCACCTACCTGGCCACCGACTACTGCTCCGGTACGGCGTTCGTGGTCCGGCCCCCGGCCGCCCCCGGCGGGGCGTACGCCACCCGGGCGCTCACCGAGCTGACCATCCAGCCGACCAGCCTCGGCCAGGACGCCGACGGCGAGCTGTATCTGGTCAACGACCTGCCGGGCCAACTGCACAGGATCGAGTTCGGCACCACCGCCCCGCCGGCCGCCTGCCGGATCGCCTACCGGGTCGACCAGCAGTGGGGGACCGGCTTCAACGCCACCGTGACCGTCACCAACACCGGCACCCAGCCGGTCAGCGGCTGGACGGTGAGCTGGACCTGGCCCGGCGCGCAGCGCGCCGGCTCGTTCTACAACGCCCGGGGCAGCCAGTCCGGCGCGGTGGTGACCGCGCAGAACGCCAACTGGAACGCGAACATCCCGCCGGGCGGCACGGTCCAGTTCAGCTTCCTCGCCTCGAACACCGGCCCGAACCCGGCGCCGACCGCCTTCACCCTGAACGGCAACACCTGCGCCTGA
- a CDS encoding VWA domain-containing protein — MAGGNRYRYGSWRGGPDPLAPPYDVRAAVDSVGAEVLAGGSLREALRNLLRRGPQGRGGLEDLVARARRMRREALRRGDLDGAVTRARALLDQALAAERDELRGRNDDDARFAEAVLDNLPSSTARAVEELSGYEWASDEARAAYQQILDGLRRDVLEQRFSGLRDAMQGAANPAAQRQLAEMLRDLNDLLARHDRGEETTDAFAEFMRRHGEFFPENPETVEELVDALARRAAAGERLMRSLSPAQREELSRLMESSLGPELAGQLSALDANLRSLRPDLAWDRRERVRGDQPLGYGEAAGALGEIADLDDLLDQLGQEHPGATLDDIDVESVQRNLGRDAADDVRRLRELERELRRQGWVTRGADGLTLSPKALRRLGGTALRRIFAELSGGRRGQHDLRSAGAAGEVTGASRPWEYGDEQPLDVVRTLARAVRRGGAGVPVALAVEDFEVVETERRASAAVALCVDLSFSMISEGRWGPMKQTALALSHLVATRFPQDALQIIGFGREAMPLTQQELAGVEPEMVQGTNLQHALMLAGRHLRRHPGSEPVVLVVTDGEPTAHLDPELGGGVFNWPSLPETIQLTVAEVDKLTRYGATMNLFMLGEDPGLRRFVDAVARRCGGRVFTPELDDLGEYVVSDYLRARRGRRGR, encoded by the coding sequence GTGGCCGGCGGAAACCGCTACCGGTACGGCTCCTGGCGCGGCGGCCCCGACCCGCTCGCCCCGCCCTACGACGTGCGGGCGGCGGTCGACTCGGTCGGCGCCGAGGTGCTGGCCGGCGGCAGCCTGCGCGAGGCGCTGCGCAACCTGCTCCGGCGCGGCCCGCAGGGCCGGGGCGGCCTGGAGGACCTGGTCGCCCGGGCCCGGCGGATGCGCCGCGAGGCGCTGCGCCGGGGTGACCTGGACGGCGCGGTGACCCGGGCCCGGGCCCTGCTCGACCAGGCGCTCGCCGCCGAGCGCGACGAGCTGCGCGGCCGGAACGACGACGACGCCCGGTTCGCCGAGGCGGTGTTGGACAACCTGCCCTCCTCGACGGCGCGGGCGGTCGAGGAACTCTCCGGCTACGAGTGGGCCAGTGACGAGGCCCGGGCCGCCTACCAGCAGATTCTGGACGGGCTGCGCCGGGACGTGCTGGAGCAGCGGTTCAGCGGGCTGCGGGACGCGATGCAGGGTGCCGCGAACCCGGCCGCGCAGCGCCAGCTCGCCGAGATGCTGCGCGACCTCAACGACCTGCTGGCCCGGCACGACCGGGGCGAGGAGACCACCGACGCGTTCGCCGAGTTCATGCGGCGGCACGGCGAGTTCTTCCCGGAGAACCCGGAGACGGTCGAGGAGCTGGTCGACGCGCTGGCCCGGCGGGCCGCCGCCGGGGAACGGCTGATGCGCTCGCTCTCCCCGGCCCAGCGGGAGGAGCTGTCCCGGCTGATGGAGTCCTCGCTCGGCCCGGAACTGGCCGGGCAGCTCTCCGCACTCGACGCCAACCTGCGCTCGCTCCGCCCCGACCTGGCCTGGGACCGCCGGGAGCGGGTCCGCGGCGACCAGCCGCTCGGCTACGGCGAGGCGGCCGGGGCGCTCGGCGAGATCGCCGACCTGGACGACCTGCTGGACCAGCTCGGCCAGGAGCATCCGGGGGCGACCCTGGACGACATCGACGTGGAGTCGGTGCAGCGCAACCTGGGCCGGGACGCCGCCGACGACGTACGCCGGCTGCGTGAACTGGAGCGGGAGCTGCGCCGGCAGGGCTGGGTGACCCGGGGCGCCGACGGGCTGACCCTGAGCCCGAAGGCACTTCGCCGGCTCGGCGGTACGGCGCTGCGCCGGATCTTCGCCGAACTCTCCGGCGGCCGGCGGGGGCAGCACGACCTGCGCTCGGCCGGTGCCGCCGGTGAGGTGACCGGTGCCTCCCGCCCCTGGGAGTACGGCGACGAGCAGCCGCTCGACGTGGTCCGTACGCTCGCCCGGGCGGTCCGGCGCGGCGGTGCCGGGGTGCCGGTGGCGCTGGCGGTCGAGGACTTCGAGGTGGTGGAGACCGAGCGGCGTGCCTCGGCGGCGGTGGCGCTCTGTGTCGACCTCTCCTTCTCGATGATCTCGGAGGGGCGCTGGGGGCCGATGAAGCAGACCGCGCTGGCGCTGTCGCACCTGGTCGCCACCCGCTTCCCGCAGGACGCGTTGCAGATCATCGGTTTCGGCCGGGAGGCGATGCCGCTGACCCAGCAGGAGCTGGCCGGGGTGGAGCCGGAGATGGTGCAGGGCACCAACCTGCAACACGCGCTGATGCTGGCCGGCCGGCACCTGCGCCGGCACCCCGGCTCCGAGCCGGTGGTGCTGGTGGTCACCGACGGCGAGCCGACCGCGCACCTCGATCCGGAGCTTGGCGGCGGGGTCTTCAACTGGCCGTCGCTGCCGGAGACGATCCAGTTGACGGTCGCCGAGGTGGACAAGCTGACCCGGTACGGCGCCACGATGAACCTCTTCATGCTCGGCGAGGACCCCGGGCTGCGCCGGTTCGTGGACGCGGTGGCGCGGCGCTGCGGCGGCCGGGTCTTCACCCCGGAACTGGACGACCTGGGGGAGTACGTCGTCTCCGACTACCTGCGGGCGCGGCGTGGCCGGCGCGGTCGCTGA
- a CDS encoding serine hydrolase — MSLQRSVDPDQVGFDPTRLARVDEHFARYVDAGQLAGWQIVVTRRGEIAHSSTYGMRDREAGLPVESDTLWRIYSMTKPVTSVAAMILWEEGRLQLTDEISRWLPEFADVRVYDRGSALKPYTVPAVEPIRVWHLLTHTAGLTYGFLQTSVVDGLYRAAGFDLYPPPGFDLASATEGLARLPLLFQPGTAWGYSVGTDVLGRLVEVVSGQSLDAFFTDRILGPLGMTDTGWWAEGADADRLAACYAAHPGTGQAIRYDQVGALALKKPPLLSGGGGLLSTAADYHRFTQFLLRGGELDGVRLLAPRTVRFMTRNHLPEGQDLGRLSTGGFAETSFDGIGFGLGFAVVLDPVPSRTPSNAGEYYWGGMASTAFWVDPVDEVTALLFTQLVPSSTYPLRAELRQLVYAALVD; from the coding sequence ATGAGCCTCCAGCGCAGCGTCGACCCTGACCAGGTCGGCTTCGACCCGACGAGGCTGGCCCGAGTCGACGAGCACTTCGCCCGGTACGTCGACGCGGGGCAGTTGGCCGGCTGGCAGATCGTGGTGACCCGGCGGGGCGAGATCGCGCACTCTTCGACCTACGGGATGCGGGACCGCGAGGCGGGGCTGCCGGTCGAGTCCGACACCCTCTGGCGGATCTACTCGATGACCAAGCCGGTCACCTCGGTCGCCGCGATGATCCTCTGGGAGGAGGGCCGGCTCCAGCTCACCGACGAGATCAGCCGCTGGCTGCCGGAGTTCGCCGACGTCCGGGTCTACGACCGGGGGTCCGCGCTGAAGCCCTACACGGTGCCGGCGGTCGAGCCGATCCGGGTCTGGCACCTGCTCACCCACACCGCCGGGCTGACCTACGGCTTCCTACAGACCTCGGTGGTCGACGGGCTCTACCGGGCCGCCGGATTCGACCTCTATCCCCCGCCGGGCTTCGACCTGGCCAGCGCCACCGAGGGCCTGGCCCGGCTGCCGCTGCTCTTCCAGCCCGGCACGGCCTGGGGCTACTCGGTCGGCACCGACGTGCTCGGCCGGCTGGTCGAGGTGGTCTCCGGCCAGTCGCTGGACGCCTTCTTCACCGACCGCATCCTCGGCCCGCTGGGCATGACCGACACCGGCTGGTGGGCCGAGGGCGCCGACGCGGACCGGCTGGCCGCCTGCTACGCCGCGCACCCCGGCACCGGCCAGGCGATCCGGTACGACCAGGTCGGCGCGCTGGCGCTCAAGAAGCCACCGCTGCTCTCCGGCGGTGGTGGGCTGCTCTCCACGGCGGCCGACTACCACCGGTTCACCCAGTTCCTGCTGCGCGGCGGCGAGCTGGACGGGGTACGCCTGCTCGCGCCGCGTACGGTCCGGTTCATGACCCGCAACCACCTGCCGGAGGGGCAGGACCTGGGGCGGCTCTCCACCGGCGGCTTCGCCGAGACGTCCTTCGACGGGATCGGCTTCGGGCTCGGCTTCGCGGTGGTACTCGATCCGGTGCCGAGCCGCACCCCGAGCAACGCGGGCGAGTACTACTGGGGCGGCATGGCGAGTACGGCGTTCTGGGTCGACCCGGTCGACGAGGTCACCGCGCTGCTCTTCACCCAGCTCGTCCCCTCCAGCACCTATCCGCTCCGGGCCGAACTGCGTCAGCTCGTCTACGCGGCCCTGGTCGACTGA
- the groEL gene encoding chaperonin GroEL has product MPINPPTGRYALLVAVGEYDDPSLDQLRAPEQDVERLAAVLEDPSVGNFTVRTLQDAAEQEVRREIEDLLTDRVNDDLVLLYFSCHGIVDPFHRLYFAAANTVRTRPASTAISRSFVNEQLEACRAAAKVLVLDCCFAGAFAEGFKAAPQGALDGQVGRGYVVISACDSYEYAFESDGLVESAPRGSIFTDVLLEGLATGGADLDGDGRVGVDELFRYVHDGVVRRRPDQKPKWSAYNAEPHIYLATVPPTADPPGSGENRPGGVVEASAAAVPRPSNYNRHQAIVARGFRAGADLVRRTFGPLGRRVLVEDASGAYHELADAASVVRLFTAYDSRDAIGASYVRELVEGVRHRVGDGATTTVVLAQAMLDGASVALRAGANPVALCRGIESAALAVLAELGDLAVPVETKEQLQMVSTIASGDEVVGDLLATAMERVGKDGVVIVEESNLFGLELELTRGIRVPAGHVSPYFVTDPEEAEAVLDDPSILIVDQRLSGVPELQPLLDEVGRSGRPLAVFARDIRDAALTALIVGKMRHTLDAVAVRLPWPDEERCTMMADLALLTGAQVVGDAEGGLAAATGQVLGGARKVITTRRDTTLVDGAGDPDLARRRVRGLRAELARRPDGHDRELLRERLARLGGGVAVIRVGESTEGQLKKRKRQIDDAVRNAKAAVEWGLVPGGGAALLTVAGRIGPRVPRGGDEALGYAVVVEALAAPYEELMRNAGRNPAAGPADLRRRGPGVTFDVVGGSYVTALDAGIVDAAATLRQAVTAAAGVVTRYLMIG; this is encoded by the coding sequence GTGCCGATTAACCCGCCGACCGGCCGTTACGCGCTGCTGGTCGCGGTCGGCGAGTACGACGACCCGTCGCTGGACCAGCTCCGCGCCCCCGAGCAGGACGTGGAACGGCTGGCGGCGGTGCTGGAGGACCCGTCGGTCGGCAACTTCACCGTCCGTACCTTGCAGGACGCCGCCGAACAGGAGGTACGCCGGGAGATCGAGGACCTGCTCACCGACCGGGTCAACGACGACCTCGTACTGCTCTACTTTTCCTGCCACGGCATCGTCGACCCGTTCCACCGGCTCTACTTCGCGGCCGCCAACACCGTACGGACCCGACCGGCCAGCACCGCCATCTCCCGCTCCTTCGTCAACGAGCAACTGGAGGCGTGCCGGGCCGCCGCCAAGGTCCTGGTGCTGGACTGCTGTTTCGCCGGTGCGTTCGCCGAGGGCTTCAAGGCGGCGCCGCAGGGTGCGCTGGACGGCCAGGTCGGCCGGGGGTACGTGGTGATCAGTGCCTGCGACAGCTACGAGTACGCCTTCGAGTCCGACGGGCTGGTGGAGTCCGCGCCCCGTGGCTCGATCTTCACCGACGTACTGCTGGAGGGGCTGGCCACCGGCGGTGCCGACCTGGACGGCGACGGGCGGGTCGGCGTCGACGAGCTGTTCCGGTATGTCCACGACGGGGTGGTCCGCCGCCGGCCGGACCAGAAGCCGAAGTGGAGCGCCTACAACGCCGAGCCGCACATCTATCTCGCCACCGTCCCGCCGACGGCCGACCCGCCGGGGAGCGGCGAGAACCGGCCGGGCGGGGTGGTCGAGGCGAGCGCCGCGGCGGTGCCCCGGCCTAGCAACTACAACCGGCACCAGGCGATCGTCGCCCGGGGCTTCCGGGCCGGCGCCGACCTGGTGCGGCGCACCTTCGGGCCGCTCGGCCGGCGGGTGCTGGTCGAGGACGCCTCCGGGGCGTACCACGAACTGGCCGACGCGGCGAGCGTGGTGCGGCTCTTCACCGCGTACGACAGCCGGGACGCGATCGGCGCCAGCTACGTCCGGGAACTGGTCGAGGGGGTACGGCACCGGGTCGGCGACGGCGCCACCACCACTGTGGTACTCGCCCAGGCCATGCTGGACGGTGCCTCGGTGGCGCTGCGGGCCGGCGCCAACCCGGTGGCGCTGTGCCGGGGGATCGAGTCCGCCGCGCTGGCGGTCCTCGCCGAACTGGGCGACCTGGCCGTGCCGGTGGAGACGAAGGAACAGCTCCAGATGGTCTCCACGATCGCCTCCGGCGACGAGGTGGTCGGCGACCTGCTGGCCACCGCGATGGAGCGGGTCGGCAAGGACGGCGTGGTGATCGTCGAGGAGAGCAACCTCTTCGGCCTCGAACTCGAACTCACCCGGGGCATCCGGGTGCCGGCCGGGCACGTCTCGCCGTACTTCGTGACCGATCCGGAGGAGGCGGAGGCGGTACTCGACGACCCGTCGATCCTCATCGTCGACCAGCGGCTCTCCGGGGTACCGGAGTTGCAGCCGCTGCTGGACGAGGTCGGCCGCTCCGGCCGGCCGCTGGCGGTCTTCGCCCGGGACATCCGGGACGCCGCCCTCACCGCGCTGATCGTCGGGAAGATGCGGCACACCCTCGACGCGGTGGCGGTGCGGCTGCCCTGGCCGGACGAGGAGCGGTGCACCATGATGGCGGACCTGGCGCTGCTCACCGGGGCGCAGGTGGTCGGCGACGCCGAGGGTGGGCTCGCCGCCGCCACCGGTCAGGTGCTGGGCGGCGCCCGCAAGGTGATCACCACCCGCCGGGACACCACCCTGGTGGACGGGGCCGGCGACCCGGACCTGGCCCGGCGCCGGGTGCGGGGGCTGCGGGCGGAGCTGGCCCGGCGCCCGGACGGGCACGATCGGGAGCTGCTGCGGGAGCGGCTGGCCCGGCTGGGCGGCGGGGTGGCGGTGATCCGGGTCGGCGAGTCCACCGAGGGGCAGCTCAAGAAGCGCAAACGGCAGATCGACGACGCGGTACGCAACGCGAAGGCGGCCGTCGAGTGGGGACTCGTACCCGGTGGCGGGGCGGCGCTGCTGACCGTCGCCGGGCGGATCGGTCCCCGGGTGCCGCGCGGCGGCGACGAGGCGCTCGGCTACGCGGTGGTGGTCGAGGCGCTGGCCGCGCCGTACGAGGAGTTGATGCGCAACGCCGGGCGGAACCCGGCCGCCGGGCCGGCCGACCTGCGCCGCCGTGGCCCGGGGGTCACCTTCGACGTGGTCGGCGGCTCGTACGTCACCGCGCTGGACGCCGGCATCGTGGACGCCGCCGCGACGCTACGCCAGGCGGTCACCGCCGCCGCCGGGGTGGTGACCCGCTACCTGATGATCGGCTGA
- a CDS encoding MazG-like family protein: MSDPTWATVRAARAWLDRANGTDRAELTCRILKVTEEAGEAAGAWIGLTGQNPRKGVTHSLDDVAAELADVALSALVAIESLDLDARQVLDARAARVRDRLRETSGRGAGSGPSAVSG, from the coding sequence GTGAGCGACCCCACCTGGGCGACGGTCCGCGCCGCCCGTGCCTGGCTGGACCGGGCGAACGGAACCGACCGGGCCGAGCTGACCTGCCGGATCCTCAAGGTCACCGAGGAGGCCGGCGAGGCGGCCGGGGCCTGGATCGGGCTGACCGGCCAGAATCCGCGCAAGGGCGTCACGCACAGCCTCGACGACGTGGCCGCCGAGCTGGCCGACGTCGCGCTCAGCGCCCTGGTCGCCATCGAGAGCCTGGACCTCGACGCCCGGCAGGTGCTGGACGCCCGGGCCGCCCGGGTGCGGGACCGGCTCCGGGAGACGTCCGGGCGCGGTGCCGGGTCGGGGCCGTCGGCGGTTTCGGGCTGA